A single region of the Salvia miltiorrhiza cultivar Shanhuang (shh) chromosome 8, IMPLAD_Smil_shh, whole genome shotgun sequence genome encodes:
- the LOC130997740 gene encoding uncharacterized protein LOC130997740, with translation MYFNSKDDLIVAIDLWNMKQGKEFSVSKSDSRRIYFKCKHSDTCPFKLHASSQDGAIWGVYKFTNEHSCDGELGRIARIKAPAKVVAAYLAQKIHDDCEILKPKAIQLELRREFGVQIKYDVALRARNRATEMVYGRYDQSFEMLPKYLYMLRQSNPGSMVEWEVGDDGRFKHLFVALAASATPFMFSLRPVIVVDGTHLKGKNRGILFVAVTKDGNESLFPLAYGVGPKENDESWTYFMSRIQRVYGQANPLLIVSDQHISIANAIRNELPNAPHGLCYYHLQNNLKHYGKAAVEVYRQAAFAYEKSDFNRAMNALKAMKRVAYDKLMGIGPEKVGSFDVSFACATLQFYDIKCR, from the coding sequence atgtatttcaatagcaaagatgatctgatcgttgcaatcgatctgtggaacatgaagcaggGCAAGGAATTTTCTGTCAGCAAATCAGACAGCAGACGAATTTACTTCAAATGCAAGCATTCAGATACGTGCCCCTTCAAGCTCCATGCATCGTCACAAGATGGAGCCATTTGGGGAGTGTATAAGTTCACCAATGAGCACTCATGCGACGGTGAATTAGGGCGCATAGCGCGAATAAAGGCCCCCGCAAAAGTCGTCGCAGCATATTTAGCACAAAAAATACACGACGACTGCGAGATCTTGAAGCCGAAGGCCATCCAGCTGGAGCTGCGACGTGAGTTTGGCGTACAGATCAAGTACGATGTTGCATTGCGAGCCCGTAATCGAGCGACTGAGATGGTTTATGGTCGATATGATCAGTCCTTCGAGATGCTGCCCAAGTACTTATACATGTTGAGACAATCCAATCCCGGTTCGATGGTGGAGTGGGAAGTTGGCGATGATggccgattcaaacacttatttgttgctcttgcagcttcggctacccctttcatgttcagcttacggccagtgattgtcgtcgacggcacacacttgaagggcaagaataggggtattttgtttgttgcagtGACGAAGGACGGCAACGAGAGTTTGTTCCCACTCGCGTATGGTGTTGGCCCGAAAGAGAACGATGAATCGTGGACTTATTTCATGTCACGCATTCAACGTGTTTATGGCCAAGCCAATCCACTTTTGATTGTCTCTGATCAACATATCTCCATTGCCAATGCTATCAGGAATGAGTTACCAAATGCCCCCCACGGCCTATGCTACTACCATTTGCAAAATAACCTGAAGCATTACGGTAAGGCAGCGGTCGAGGTGTATCGACAAGCTGCATTTGCGTACGAGAAGTCCGACTTCAATAGGGCTATGAATGCCCTGAAGGCTATGAAGAGAGTCGCGTACGATAAACTAATGGGGATTGGGCCAGAAAAAGTGGGTTCGTTCGATGTGTCCTTTGCCTGTGCGACGCTACAGTTTTATGACATTAAATGCCGCTGA
- the LOC130997741 gene encoding uncharacterized protein LOC130997741, with protein sequence MTIKQESMTLEGLWIKMQDLWISIDTRDPSPTDIEGYQKREERHRLYQFLSALDDKYANIKREIMDKDPLPTVRRAYGLVRRQATNEDILKSSESPTVGIGSGLAAVNHSRPPPLSNRPQQGNQTWNNRKGEIDKSKLVCTHCGGKKHTKEGCFLLIGFPEWWDEMKKSRAASKNRNQPWSPNGQATVAISGTRPTSIVSAATTGGAWSGGDTRAANAGTPAGNVGPPPPQTRINEERGGALAARVHEGEGYEDGEDSWAWH encoded by the exons ATGACAATCAAACAAGAATCTATGACACTAGAAGGGTTGTGGATCAAAATGCAGGACTTATGGATCTCGATTGATACCAGAGATCCGAGTCCGACAGACATAGAGGGATATCAGAAGAGGGAGGAGCGCCATCGCCTCTATCAATTTCTAAGTGCATTGGATGACAAATATGCTAATATCAAGAGGGAGATTATGGACAAGGATCCATTACCAACTGTTCGAAGAGCCTACGGACTGGTACGAAGGCAGGCCACAAACGAGGATATCCTCAAATCCTCTGAATCGCCGACCGTAGGAATCGGGTCCGGACTCGCCGCGGTCAACCACAGCCGACCACCACCGCTCTCCAATCGACCACAGCAAGGAAATCAAACCTGGAACAACAGGAAAGGGGAAATCGACAAGAGCAAACTCGTTTGCACACACTGTGGAGGTAAAAAACATACCAAGGAGGGATGTTTCTTACTCATCGGATTTCCCGAATGGTGGGACGAAATGAAGAAATCAAGAGCTGCGTCCAAAAATCGGAATCAACCGTGGAGTCCGAATGGACAAGCGACGGTGGCGATCAGCGGCACAAGACCGACGTCAATCGTGTCTGCTGCAACGACTGGCGGGGCGTGGTCAGGCGGTGATACACGAGCCGCCAACGCCGGAACTCCGGCAGGCAACGTCGGACCACCACCGCCACAGACGCGCATTAACGAGGAGAGAGGAGGTGCCCTGGCGGCTAGGGTTCACGAAGGGGAAG GATACGAGGACGGGGAAGATAGTTGGGCGTGGCACTGA
- the LOC130998335 gene encoding uncharacterized protein LOC130998335, whose translation MLEAIRIVIEKWFSERLRAAQQIEQGLTAEAGKRVAIEVQKSRRYTAQRLSGMKYKVQSADRSFKVDLKKKKCECRVFQLDQLPCSHSIATISEAGDTIAEYVDSYYTNEFLIDTYSREVNNLLPRRQWLVPEHIAEQVVLPLIVKGQSGRPKEGRRRGGGEGSSTQADESSSIRRRKPKKCSICHEEGRGKRTCAGRATEPRE comes from the exons ATGTTAGAGGCAATCAGAATTGTTATTGAGAAATGGTTCAGCGAGCGACTAAGGGCTGCACAACAAATCGAGCAAGGCTTGACTGCTGAGGCCGGTAAAAGGGTAGCTATTGAAGTCCAAAAAAGTCGTCGATACACTGCACAAAGGTTGAGTGGCATGAAGTATAAGGTGCAAAGTGCTGACAGAAGCTTTAAGGTGGatctgaagaagaaaaaatgcgaATGTCGAGTATTCCAGCTAGACCAACTGCCCTGTTCTCATTCAATCGCTACAATAAG tGAGGCCGGTGATACGATCGCGGAGTATGTAGACTCGTACTACACGAACGAATTTCTTATCGATACTTACTCTCGCGAAGTTAATAATCTCTTGCCGAGACGCCAGTGGTTGGTTCCCGAGCACATCGCTGAGCAGGTTGTATTACCTCTGATTGTAAAAGGTCAATCGGGGCGCCCAAAAGAAGGAAGACGTCGAGGTGGTGGTGAAGGCAGCAGCACACAAGCAGATGAGTCTTCTAGTATCAGGCGTCGTAAACCAAAGAAGTGCAGCATCTGCCATGAAGAAGGACGCGGCAAGAGAACGTGCGCTGGCAGGGCGACTGAGCCCAGGGAGTAG